The following proteins are encoded in a genomic region of Haloarcula marina:
- the uppS gene encoding polyprenyl diphosphate synthase, whose translation MRERVRRLGYAAYERLLRSELSGAPSHVAVIQDGNRRYARKKGADTSDGHREGAETTEALLDWCDELGVREVTLYAFSTENFNRPEEEREHIFDLVEQKLRTFADADRVHDAGVCIRAIGETSMLPDRVQDAIDYAEGRTAQYDRLNLNVALAYGGRAELLGAARDVAAAVDAGELSPEDVSVDTVEQRLYEGPTRDVDLIIRTGGDERTSNFLPWHANGNEAATFFCTPYWPEFRKIDFLRAIRVYQNREDSWRTTRARRALALVSAVEDAEVPQARQILGRFRDALPNSERAAVDDEYDAAD comes from the coding sequence ATGCGAGAGCGGGTCCGCCGTCTCGGCTACGCCGCCTACGAACGCCTCCTTCGCTCGGAACTGTCCGGTGCGCCGAGCCACGTCGCCGTCATTCAGGACGGCAATCGGCGCTACGCCCGGAAGAAGGGTGCAGACACGAGCGACGGCCACCGCGAGGGCGCCGAGACGACAGAAGCACTGCTCGACTGGTGCGACGAACTCGGCGTCCGCGAGGTGACGCTGTACGCCTTCTCGACGGAGAACTTCAACCGCCCCGAGGAGGAGCGCGAACACATCTTCGACCTCGTAGAGCAGAAGTTACGGACCTTCGCCGACGCCGACCGGGTCCACGACGCCGGGGTCTGCATCCGCGCCATCGGCGAAACGTCGATGCTCCCCGACCGCGTACAGGACGCCATCGACTACGCGGAGGGCCGGACCGCTCAGTACGACCGCCTGAACCTCAACGTGGCGCTGGCGTACGGCGGGCGCGCGGAACTGCTCGGCGCGGCCCGCGACGTGGCCGCGGCCGTCGACGCGGGCGAACTCTCGCCCGAGGACGTTTCGGTGGACACCGTCGAACAGCGACTCTACGAGGGGCCGACCCGCGACGTGGACCTCATCATCCGCACCGGCGGCGACGAGCGAACCTCGAACTTCCTGCCGTGGCACGCCAACGGTAACGAGGCCGCGACGTTCTTCTGTACGCCCTACTGGCCGGAGTTTCGCAAGATAGACTTCCTGCGCGCCATCCGGGTCTACCAGAACCGCGAGGACTCGTGGCGGACGACCCGCGCCCGGCGCGCGCTGGCGCTGGTCAGCGCCGTCGAGGACGCCGAGGTGCCCCAGGCCCGCCAAATCCTCGGCCGGTTCCGCGACGCCCTGCCGAACAGCGAACGGGCCGCCGTCGACGACGAGTACGACGCCGCCGACTGA
- a CDS encoding DUF7577 domain-containing protein has protein sequence MTITTAELAVRLGVYLFVLVGAPLFFVVMFRLMDYAAKDTLVEQFSGQRAGLDTGQLNAYFERAGVDARTCRFCGSANGPNYTYCHNCQERLAD, from the coding sequence GTGACCATCACGACGGCGGAACTGGCGGTGCGGTTGGGGGTGTACCTGTTCGTACTGGTGGGTGCGCCGCTGTTTTTCGTCGTCATGTTCCGCCTCATGGACTACGCCGCGAAAGACACGCTCGTCGAGCAGTTCAGCGGCCAACGGGCGGGACTCGACACCGGGCAGTTGAACGCCTACTTCGAGCGCGCGGGCGTCGACGCGCGGACCTGCCGGTTCTGCGGGTCGGCGAACGGACCGAACTACACCTACTGTCACAACTGTCAGGAGCGACTGGCGGACTAG
- a CDS encoding DUF5778 family protein encodes MSDADALDEDLYRRTKQLLEPGEIQLNGAVVHTEYDGSDEIEMMQATIDVGEIIAEGYGMDPTDTFVYSGSDDSNFASNQHQGLTLDGEEFVWECQQLLRNGSFDLVFYYEASADHEAILDAIEEHGFEVTGVRGD; translated from the coding sequence ATGAGCGACGCTGACGCACTCGACGAGGACCTCTATCGACGGACCAAACAGCTACTCGAACCCGGCGAGATTCAACTGAACGGGGCCGTCGTCCACACCGAATACGACGGGAGCGACGAGATAGAGATGATGCAGGCCACCATCGACGTGGGCGAGATTATCGCCGAGGGGTACGGCATGGACCCGACGGACACGTTCGTCTACTCGGGGAGCGACGACTCGAACTTCGCCTCGAACCAGCACCAGGGCCTCACCCTCGACGGCGAGGAGTTCGTCTGGGAGTGCCAGCAACTGCTCCGCAACGGGTCGTTCGACCTCGTCTTCTACTACGAGGCCAGCGCCGACCACGAGGCCATCTTGGACGCCATCGAGGAGCACGGCTTCGAAGTCACGGGCGTCCGCGGCGACTGA
- a CDS encoding cold-shock protein: MATGTVDFFNDTGGYGFIDTEDSDEDVFFHMEDVGGPDLEEGQEVEFDIVQADKGPRAENVKRL, translated from the coding sequence ATGGCGACCGGTACGGTAGACTTCTTCAACGACACGGGCGGTTACGGCTTCATCGACACCGAGGACTCTGACGAGGACGTCTTCTTCCACATGGAGGACGTCGGCGGTCCCGACCTAGAGGAAGGGCAGGAAGTGGAGTTCGACATCGTGCAGGCGGACAAGGGTCCGCGTGCCGAGAACGTCAAACGGCTGTAA